The following proteins are encoded in a genomic region of Debaryomyces hansenii CBS767 chromosome G complete sequence:
- a CDS encoding DEHA2G11066p (similar to uniprot|P25554 Saccharomyces cerevisiae YCL010C SGF29 SaGa associated Factor 29kDa) has protein sequence MSSPETEGYWNIIITSLQDICSANESLSFDSLYSKYAKDSMNGLSEEELNELKEEITGHKSNVATAKRLVSVSQENLQTLITNLQASTKQANETSPQKSNSQQQIASKASGKAHNKKTNPKKVGRSYYTSKFNPSEPIYVGSEVAYKLKNRHFEEWIQCEVMKVIGDGIKFEIRDPEPDENNNPGQTFKASHKEILLIPTLEDVPDLTNYPYGSKVIARYPETTTFYPAIVVGHKKDGSVRLKFDGEEEVNKETEIERRLVLPFPEK, from the coding sequence ATGCTGTCGCCAGAAACAGAGGgatattggaatattattataacGTCACTACAAGATATTTGCAGTGCAAATGAATCTCTATCATTTGATAGTTTATACAGTAAGTATGCTAAAGATTCAATGAATGGTTtatcagaagaagaattgaatgaattgaaagaagaaataacgGGTCATAAATCAAATGTGGCTACAGCAAAAAGGTTGGTTTCCGTTTCACAGGAAAATTTACAAACTCTAATCACCAATTTACAGGCTTCTACCAAGCAAGCAAATGAAACTTCACCACAAAAATCAAATAGCCAACAGCAAATAGCATCCAAAGCTAGCGGCAAAGCACATAACAAGAAAACAAATCCCAAGAAAGTCGGCAGACTGTATTATACGTCGAAGTTTAACCCCCTGGAACCTATTTATGTTGGATCTGAGGTAGCctataaattaaaaaacAGACACTTCGAAGAATGGATCCAGTGTGAAGTAATGAAGGTGATAGGCGATGGAATAAAGTTTGAAATTAGAGATCCAGAACCggatgaaaataataaccCTGGGCAGACTTTCAAAGCAAGTcacaaagaaattttattaatacctACACTTGAAGATGTACCTGACCTCACGAACTACCCTTACGGATCTAAAGTAATAGCGAGATACCCGGAGACTACCACATTCTACCCAGCAATTGTTGTTGGTCATAAAAAGGATGGCAGTGTGAGATTAAAATTTGatggagaagaagaagtaaatAAAGAGACAGAAATAGAAAGGAGATTAGTACTACCATTTCCCGAGAAATGA